In a genomic window of Streptomyces noursei ATCC 11455:
- the pdxS gene encoding pyridoxal 5'-phosphate synthase lyase subunit PdxS yields the protein MSSTPTTPQTPETGTARVKRGMAEQLKGGVIMDVVTPEEAKIAEDAGAVAVMALERVPADIRKDGGVARMSDPDMIDGIINAVSIPVMAKSRIGHFVEAQVLQSLGVDYIDESEVLTPADEVNHSDKWAFTTPFVCGATNLGEALRRIAEGAAMIRSKGEAGTGNVVEAVRHLRQIKGEIAKLRGCDHNELFAAAKELRAPYELVKEVAELGKLPVVLFSAGGVATPADAALMRQLGAEGVFVGSGIFKSGDPAKRAAAIVKATTFYDDPKVIADVSRNLGEAMVGINCDTLPEAERYANRGW from the coding sequence CACGCCCCAGACCCCCGAGACCGGAACCGCGCGCGTCAAGCGCGGAATGGCCGAGCAGCTCAAGGGCGGCGTGATCATGGACGTCGTCACGCCGGAAGAGGCGAAGATCGCCGAGGACGCCGGTGCCGTCGCCGTCATGGCCCTGGAGCGGGTCCCGGCCGACATCCGCAAGGACGGCGGGGTGGCCCGGATGTCCGACCCGGACATGATCGACGGCATCATCAACGCCGTCTCCATCCCGGTCATGGCCAAGTCCCGGATCGGCCACTTCGTCGAGGCCCAGGTCCTGCAGTCGCTCGGCGTCGACTACATCGACGAGTCCGAGGTCCTCACCCCGGCCGACGAGGTCAACCACTCCGACAAGTGGGCCTTCACCACCCCCTTCGTCTGCGGTGCCACCAACCTCGGTGAGGCGCTGCGCCGGATCGCCGAGGGCGCGGCCATGATCCGCTCCAAGGGCGAGGCCGGCACCGGCAACGTCGTCGAGGCGGTCCGTCACCTGCGTCAGATCAAGGGCGAGATCGCCAAGCTGCGCGGCTGCGACCACAACGAGCTGTTCGCCGCCGCCAAGGAGCTGCGCGCCCCCTACGAGCTCGTCAAGGAGGTCGCCGAACTGGGCAAGCTCCCCGTCGTGCTGTTCTCCGCCGGTGGCGTCGCGACCCCGGCCGACGCCGCGCTGATGCGCCAGCTGGGTGCCGAGGGCGTCTTCGTCGGCTCCGGCATCTTCAAGTCCGGCGACCCGGCCAAGCGCGCCGCCGCGATCGTGAAGGCCACCACCTTCTACGACGACCCGAAGGTCATCGCGGACGTCTCCCGCAACCTGGGCGAGGCCATGGTCGGCATCAACTGCGACACCCTCCCCGAGGCCGAGCGCTACGCCAACCGCGGCTGGTAA
- the pdxT gene encoding pyridoxal 5'-phosphate synthase glutaminase subunit PdxT: MSTTPTIGVLALQGDVREHLTALADAGARALPVRRPEELAAVDGLVIPGGESTTMSKLAVVFGMLEPLRAFVRAGRPVYGTCAGMIMVADKLLDGREDQETLGGIDMIVRRNAFGRQNESFEAAVEVAGVDGGPVEGVFIRAPWVESVGASVDVLATYGGHTVAVRQGNVLATSFHPELTGDHRIHALFVDMVRAGA, encoded by the coding sequence ATGAGCACCACTCCCACCATCGGTGTGCTGGCGCTCCAGGGCGACGTCCGCGAGCACCTCACGGCGCTCGCGGACGCCGGCGCCCGGGCGTTGCCGGTACGCCGTCCCGAGGAGCTCGCCGCGGTCGACGGCCTGGTCATTCCGGGCGGCGAGTCCACCACCATGTCCAAACTGGCGGTCGTGTTCGGGATGTTGGAGCCGCTGCGCGCCTTCGTCCGGGCCGGCCGGCCGGTCTACGGCACCTGCGCCGGCATGATCATGGTCGCCGACAAGCTGCTGGACGGCCGCGAGGACCAGGAGACGCTCGGCGGCATCGATATGATCGTGCGCCGCAACGCCTTCGGGCGGCAGAACGAGTCGTTCGAGGCGGCCGTCGAGGTCGCCGGGGTCGACGGTGGCCCGGTGGAGGGCGTCTTCATCCGGGCGCCCTGGGTCGAGTCGGTCGGTGCCTCCGTCGATGTCCTTGCGACGTACGGTGGGCATACGGTGGCGGTGCGGCAGGGTAACGTCCTGGCCACGTCGTTCCATCCGGAGTTGACCGGCGATCACCGCATCCACGCGTTGTTCGTGGACATGGTGCGTGCGGGGGCCTGA
- a CDS encoding YebC/PmpR family DNA-binding transcriptional regulator — MSGHSKWATTKHKKAVIDAKRGKLFAKLIKNVEVAARMGGVDLEGNPTLYDAVQKAKKQSVPNKNIDSAIKRGGGLEAGGADYETIMYEGYGPNGVAVLIECLTDNRNRAASDVRVAMTRNGGSMADPGSVSYLFNRKGVVIVPKGELSEDDVLDAVLEAGAEEVNDLGESFEVLSEATDLVAVRTALQEAGIDYDSAEANFVPTLQVELEEEGARKIFKLIDALEDSDDVQNVFANFDVSDEVMAKVDA; from the coding sequence ATGTCCGGCCACTCTAAATGGGCTACGACGAAGCACAAGAAGGCCGTGATCGATGCCAAGCGCGGCAAGCTCTTCGCGAAGCTGATCAAGAACGTCGAGGTCGCGGCGCGGATGGGCGGCGTCGACCTGGAAGGCAACCCGACGCTGTACGACGCCGTGCAGAAGGCGAAGAAGCAGTCGGTCCCGAACAAGAACATCGACTCCGCGATCAAGCGCGGTGGCGGCCTCGAAGCCGGTGGCGCCGACTACGAGACGATCATGTACGAGGGCTACGGCCCCAACGGCGTCGCCGTCCTGATCGAGTGCCTCACCGACAACCGCAACCGTGCCGCGTCCGACGTCCGGGTCGCGATGACCCGCAACGGCGGCTCGATGGCCGACCCGGGTTCGGTCTCGTACCTGTTCAACCGCAAGGGCGTGGTGATCGTCCCCAAGGGCGAGCTGTCCGAGGACGACGTGCTGGACGCGGTCCTGGAGGCCGGTGCCGAGGAGGTCAACGACCTCGGTGAGTCCTTCGAGGTGCTCAGCGAGGCCACCGACCTGGTCGCGGTGCGCACCGCGCTCCAGGAGGCCGGCATCGACTACGACTCGGCCGAGGCCAACTTCGTCCCGACCCTGCAGGTCGAGCTGGAGGAAGAGGGCGCGCGCAAGATCTTCAAGCTGATCGACGCGCTGGAGGACAGCGACGACGTGCAGAACGTCTTCGCCAACTTCGACGTGTCCGACGAGGTCATGGCCAAGGTCGACGCCTGA
- the ruvC gene encoding crossover junction endodeoxyribonuclease RuvC, which yields MKVLGVDPGLTRCGVGVVDGVAGRPLTMVGVGVVRTPADADTARRLVLIERGIDEWLDTHRPEYVAVERVFSQHNVRTVMGTAQASAVAMLCAARRGLPVALHTPSEVKAAVTGSGRADKAQVGAMVTRLLRLAEPPKPADAADALALAICHIWRAPAVNRLQQAQAAARRTPAPVRTLKGTR from the coding sequence ATGAAGGTGCTGGGGGTGGACCCGGGACTGACCCGGTGCGGGGTCGGCGTGGTGGACGGGGTCGCCGGGCGTCCCCTGACCATGGTCGGCGTCGGCGTCGTGCGGACCCCGGCGGATGCGGACACCGCGCGCCGCCTGGTGCTGATCGAGCGCGGCATAGACGAGTGGCTCGACACCCACCGCCCCGAATACGTCGCCGTGGAGCGGGTGTTCAGCCAGCACAACGTCCGTACGGTCATGGGCACCGCTCAGGCCAGCGCGGTCGCCATGCTGTGTGCGGCCCGCCGCGGACTGCCGGTCGCGCTGCACACCCCCAGCGAGGTCAAGGCCGCCGTCACCGGCTCGGGACGGGCCGACAAGGCGCAGGTCGGCGCGATGGTCACCCGCCTGCTGCGGCTCGCCGAGCCGCCCAAGCCGGCAGACGCCGCCGACGCCCTCGCCCTGGCCATCTGCCACATCTGGCGGGCCCCCGCGGTCAACCGCCTCCAGCAGGCCCAGGCCGCGGCCCGTCGCACCCCCGCTCCCGTACGCACGCTGAAGGGCACCCGATGA
- the ruvA gene encoding Holliday junction branch migration protein RuvA codes for MIAFVSGPVAALAPDLAVVEVGGVGMAVQCTPNTLSGLRVGEHAKLATSLVVREDSLTLYGFADDDERQTFELLQTASGVGPRLAQAMLAVHSPDALRLAVSTGDEKSLTAVPGIGKKGAQKLLLELKDRLGAPTGAARPVAKAAAPAGWRDQLQAALMGLGYAAREADEAVAAVAPQAEAAASAGGTPQVPQLLKAALRTLNRAR; via the coding sequence ATGATCGCCTTTGTCTCCGGCCCGGTCGCGGCCCTCGCACCGGATCTCGCCGTCGTCGAGGTCGGCGGTGTGGGCATGGCCGTCCAGTGCACGCCGAACACCCTCTCCGGCCTCCGGGTCGGCGAGCACGCCAAGCTCGCCACCTCCCTCGTCGTCCGCGAGGACTCGCTCACCCTCTACGGCTTCGCCGACGACGACGAGCGGCAGACCTTCGAGCTGCTGCAGACCGCCAGCGGCGTCGGCCCCCGGCTCGCCCAGGCGATGCTCGCGGTGCACTCCCCGGACGCGCTGCGGCTCGCGGTGTCCACCGGGGACGAGAAGTCGCTGACGGCCGTACCGGGCATCGGCAAGAAGGGCGCGCAGAAGCTGCTGCTGGAGCTCAAGGACCGGCTCGGCGCACCGACCGGCGCCGCCCGCCCGGTGGCCAAGGCCGCGGCGCCGGCCGGCTGGCGCGATCAGCTCCAGGCCGCGCTGATGGGGCTGGGCTATGCCGCGCGGGAGGCCGACGAGGCGGTCGCCGCGGTGGCGCCGCAGGCCGAGGCGGCCGCCTCCGCGGGCGGCACGCCGCAGGTGCCGCAGCTGCTCAAGGCGGCCCTCCGGACCCTCAACCGGGCCCGCTGA
- the ruvB gene encoding Holliday junction branch migration DNA helicase RuvB has translation MNWDDTAPSTAEESAGAPADRLVAADADGEENAVEAALRPKDLDEFVGQERVREQLDLVLKAARARGATADHVLLSGAPGLGKTTLSMIIAAEMGAPIRITSGPAIQHAGDLAAILSSLQEGEVLFLDEIHRMSRPAEEMLYMAMEDFRVDVIVGKGPGATAIPLELPPFTLVGATTRAGLLPPPLRDRFGFTGHMEFYAPAELQRVIHRSAGLLDVAIEPEGAAEIAGRSRGTPRIANRLLRRVRDYAQVKADGVITREVAAQALGVYEVDGRGLDRLDRAVLTALLKLFGGGPVGLSTLAVAVGEERETVEEVAEPFLVREGLLARTPRGRIATPAAWAHLGLVPPQQAGGGGQHGLFEA, from the coding sequence GTGAACTGGGACGACACCGCACCGTCGACCGCCGAGGAGAGCGCCGGTGCCCCGGCCGACCGGCTGGTGGCGGCCGACGCCGATGGCGAGGAGAATGCCGTCGAGGCCGCGCTGCGGCCCAAGGACCTGGACGAGTTCGTCGGCCAGGAGCGGGTGCGCGAGCAGCTCGACCTGGTGCTGAAGGCGGCCAGGGCCCGTGGCGCCACCGCCGACCACGTCCTGCTCTCCGGGGCGCCCGGGCTCGGCAAGACCACCCTCTCCATGATCATCGCGGCGGAGATGGGCGCCCCGATCCGGATCACCTCCGGTCCCGCCATCCAGCACGCCGGCGACCTGGCGGCGATCCTCTCCTCCCTCCAGGAGGGCGAGGTGCTCTTCCTCGACGAGATCCACCGGATGTCCCGGCCCGCCGAGGAGATGCTCTATATGGCGATGGAGGACTTCCGGGTCGACGTGATCGTCGGCAAGGGGCCGGGCGCCACCGCCATCCCGCTGGAGCTCCCGCCGTTCACGCTGGTCGGGGCGACGACCCGGGCGGGGCTGCTGCCGCCGCCGCTGCGCGACCGGTTCGGCTTCACCGGCCACATGGAGTTCTACGCCCCCGCCGAGCTCCAGCGCGTCATCCACCGCTCCGCCGGCCTGCTGGACGTGGCGATAGAGCCCGAGGGCGCCGCCGAGATCGCCGGCCGCTCCCGCGGCACGCCCCGGATCGCCAACCGCCTGCTGCGCCGGGTCCGCGACTACGCCCAGGTCAAGGCCGACGGCGTGATCACCCGCGAGGTCGCGGCGCAGGCCCTGGGGGTCTACGAGGTCGACGGCCGCGGGCTGGACCGGCTCGACCGGGCGGTGCTCACCGCCCTGCTCAAGCTGTTCGGCGGCGGCCCGGTCGGGCTGTCCACTCTCGCGGTCGCGGTGGGGGAGGAGCGCGAGACGGTCGAGGAGGTCGCCGAGCCCTTCCTGGTGCGCGAGGGGCTGCTGGCCCGTACGCCGCGCGGCCGGATCGCGACCCCGGCGGCCTGGGCCCACCTCGGGTTGGTGCCGCCCCAGCAGGCGGGCGGCGGTGGTCAGCACGGCCTGTTCGAGGCATGA
- the yajC gene encoding preprotein translocase subunit YajC — translation MPNIVTLLPFIVLIGAMFLMTRSAKKKQQAAQQMRNEMQPGTGVRTIGGMYATVKEIHEDTVLLEVAPGVHAIYAKNAIGAVLADEEYNRILDGADPIVAEESPVVPDDVSSLTGDGADKATEKGDKSGKIDLDKAEAGEGTEPAADKAEAAEGDQAGKAEEPAAETGKDKKAGDADAK, via the coding sequence GTGCCCAATATCGTGACTCTCCTCCCCTTCATCGTCCTCATCGGGGCCATGTTCCTGATGACGCGGTCCGCCAAGAAGAAGCAGCAGGCGGCCCAGCAGATGCGCAATGAGATGCAGCCCGGCACCGGCGTCCGGACGATCGGTGGCATGTACGCCACCGTGAAGGAAATCCACGAGGACACCGTCCTCCTGGAGGTCGCTCCCGGTGTGCACGCCATCTACGCGAAGAACGCCATCGGCGCGGTGCTCGCGGATGAGGAGTACAACCGCATTCTGGACGGTGCCGACCCGATCGTCGCCGAGGAGAGCCCGGTCGTACCGGACGATGTCTCGTCGCTGACCGGTGACGGTGCCGACAAGGCCACTGAAAAGGGTGACAAGTCCGGCAAGATCGACCTGGACAAGGCCGAGGCCGGCGAGGGCACCGAGCCCGCCGCCGACAAGGCCGAGGCCGCCGAGGGCGACCAGGCCGGAAAGGCCGAAGAGCCGGCCGCCGAGACCGGCAAGGACAAGAAGGCCGGCGACGCCGACGCGAAGTAG
- the secD gene encoding protein translocase subunit SecD, protein MAAPKKGRRAPASQGHPGRTLILVLIAMAALVGGMFYSGTMTPRLGIDLAGGTSFTLAAQNQPGKPNAINETNMNTAAGIMERRVNGLGVTESEVQTQGSNHIIVNIPKGTDAKQARQQVGTTAQLAFRPVLTTAAGTKAPEPKPSPSQGGKGKEGEKATGGKGSQQSASPTPSASSTSQGRAVTDALKKPSASPSASASDKSSTPPTPPVPGGADIPPALQKQFAALDCSTKKGLAQANEQAAGSKPTDPVVACKDDGSQKYVLGPVGVEGTDVKDAKAVFDSQQGQGWIVQMDFTSDGGKKFADITGKLATKTPPQNQFAIVLDGAVVSDPRVNERLNGGNATISGGFTQQSAEDLGNMLSYGALPLSFKIDDETTVTAALGGEQLHAGLIAGAIGLALVIVYLVAYYRGLALVALASLGVSAILTYTIMTLLGPAIGFALNLPAVCGAIVAIGITADSFIVYFERIRDEIREGRTLRPAVERGWPRARRTILVSDFVSFLAAAVLFIVTVGKVQGFAFTLGLTTLLDVVVVFLFTKPLMTLLARRKFFSDGHSWSGLDPKRLGAKPPLRRRRTAPTQTKEA, encoded by the coding sequence GTGGCAGCACCGAAGAAGGGCCGCAGGGCGCCCGCGAGCCAGGGGCATCCGGGGCGCACCCTGATCCTGGTCCTGATCGCGATGGCGGCGCTCGTCGGAGGCATGTTCTACTCCGGCACGATGACTCCCCGCCTGGGCATCGACCTGGCGGGCGGCACCAGTTTCACGCTGGCGGCGCAGAACCAGCCGGGCAAGCCCAACGCGATCAACGAGACCAACATGAACACCGCCGCCGGCATCATGGAGCGGCGGGTCAACGGTCTCGGTGTGACCGAGTCCGAGGTCCAGACCCAGGGCAGCAACCACATCATCGTGAACATCCCCAAGGGGACGGACGCGAAACAGGCTCGCCAGCAGGTCGGTACCACTGCCCAGCTCGCGTTCCGGCCGGTGCTGACCACCGCCGCCGGCACCAAGGCCCCCGAGCCCAAGCCCAGCCCCTCGCAGGGCGGCAAGGGCAAGGAGGGCGAGAAGGCCACCGGTGGCAAGGGCTCGCAGCAGAGCGCCTCGCCGACCCCGAGCGCCAGCTCCACCAGCCAGGGCCGCGCGGTCACCGACGCGCTGAAGAAGCCGTCCGCCTCGCCCTCGGCCTCCGCGTCGGACAAGTCCTCGACGCCGCCGACTCCGCCGGTCCCCGGCGGCGCGGACATCCCGCCCGCGCTGCAGAAGCAGTTCGCGGCGCTGGACTGCTCCACGAAGAAGGGCCTGGCCCAGGCCAATGAGCAGGCCGCCGGCTCCAAGCCCACCGACCCGGTCGTGGCCTGCAAGGACGACGGTTCCCAGAAGTACGTGCTCGGCCCGGTGGGCGTCGAGGGCACGGACGTCAAGGACGCCAAGGCGGTCTTCGACAGCCAGCAGGGCCAGGGCTGGATCGTCCAGATGGACTTCACCTCCGACGGCGGCAAGAAGTTCGCGGACATCACCGGCAAGCTCGCCACCAAGACGCCGCCGCAGAACCAGTTCGCGATCGTGCTGGACGGCGCGGTGGTCTCCGACCCGCGCGTCAACGAGCGGCTCAACGGCGGCAACGCCACCATCTCCGGCGGCTTCACCCAGCAGTCCGCCGAGGACCTCGGCAACATGCTGTCCTACGGTGCGCTGCCGCTCTCGTTCAAGATCGACGACGAGACCACGGTCACCGCGGCGCTCGGTGGCGAGCAACTGCACGCCGGTCTGATCGCCGGTGCCATCGGCCTCGCGCTGGTCATCGTCTACCTGGTCGCCTACTACCGCGGGCTGGCGCTGGTCGCGCTGGCGAGCCTGGGCGTCTCGGCGATCCTGACGTACACGATCATGACGCTGCTCGGCCCCGCCATCGGGTTCGCGCTGAACCTCCCGGCGGTCTGCGGCGCGATCGTCGCCATCGGTATCACCGCCGACTCGTTCATCGTCTACTTCGAGCGCATCCGGGACGAGATCCGCGAGGGCCGCACCCTGCGCCCGGCCGTCGAGCGCGGTTGGCCGCGGGCCCGCCGCACGATCCTGGTCTCCGACTTCGTGTCGTTCCTGGCCGCGGCGGTGCTGTTCATCGTCACCGTCGGCAAGGTGCAGGGCTTCGCGTTCACGCTCGGCCTGACCACCCTGCTCGACGTCGTCGTGGTCTTCCTGTTCACCAAGCCGCTGATGACGCTGCTGGCCCGGCGGAAGTTCTTCTCCGACGGGCACTCCTGGTCCGGTCTCGATCCCAAGCGTCTGGGCGCCAAGCCCCCGCTGCGTCGTCGTCGCACCGCCCCCACCCAGACGAAGGAGGCGTGA
- the secF gene encoding protein translocase subunit SecF: MSKLGNIGARLYRGEVGYDFIGKRKIWYGVSILITITAIVGLAVRGLNFGIEFSGGAVFTTPNTSVSTSEAQHHAESAAPGHQATVQKLGGGALRIQISGLDTKQSLPVQEEIAKDLNVPVKDVNTQLVGPSWGEQIANKAWLGLGIFMVLVVLYLAIAFEWRMAVAALVALIHDLTITVGVYALVGFEVTPGTVIGLLTILGYSLYDTVVVFDSLKEASKDITKQSRFTYSEIANRSINGTLVRSINTTVVALLPVAGLLFVGGGVLGAGMLNDISLALFVGLAAGAYSSIFIATPLVADLKNGEPEMKALAKRVAAKRASAAAKEAARQEEGGAGEAEGVEDDAEGAAVVGQRGQTDTRGRGRGGRPSGRRR; this comes from the coding sequence ATGTCCAAGCTCGGCAACATCGGCGCCCGGCTCTACCGCGGCGAGGTCGGCTACGACTTCATCGGCAAGCGCAAGATCTGGTACGGCGTCTCGATCCTGATCACCATCACGGCCATCGTCGGCCTGGCGGTGCGCGGCCTGAACTTCGGCATCGAGTTCTCCGGCGGCGCGGTCTTCACCACCCCGAACACCTCCGTCTCCACCTCGGAGGCCCAGCACCACGCCGAGTCGGCCGCCCCCGGCCACCAGGCCACGGTGCAGAAGCTCGGCGGCGGCGCGCTGCGCATCCAGATCAGCGGTCTGGACACCAAGCAGTCGCTGCCCGTCCAGGAGGAGATCGCCAAGGACCTCAACGTCCCGGTCAAGGACGTCAACACCCAGCTGGTCGGTCCGAGTTGGGGTGAGCAGATCGCCAACAAGGCGTGGCTGGGCCTGGGGATCTTCATGGTCCTCGTGGTGCTCTACCTGGCCATCGCCTTCGAGTGGCGGATGGCGGTCGCGGCACTGGTCGCCCTGATCCACGACCTGACGATCACCGTCGGCGTCTACGCCCTGGTCGGCTTCGAGGTCACCCCGGGCACCGTCATCGGTCTGCTGACCATCCTCGGCTACTCGCTCTACGACACCGTGGTGGTCTTCGACAGCCTGAAGGAAGCCTCCAAGGACATCACCAAGCAGAGCCGCTTCACCTACAGCGAGATCGCCAACCGCAGCATCAACGGCACCCTGGTGCGCTCGATCAACACCACCGTCGTGGCGCTGCTCCCGGTCGCCGGTCTGCTCTTCGTCGGCGGTGGCGTCCTGGGCGCGGGCATGCTGAACGACATCTCGCTGGCCCTGTTCGTGGGTCTGGCCGCCGGCGCCTACTCGTCGATCTTCATCGCGACGCCGCTGGTCGCCGACCTGAAGAACGGCGAGCCGGAGATGAAGGCGCTGGCCAAGCGGGTCGCCGCCAAGCGCGCCTCGGCCGCCGCCAAGGAAGCCGCCCGCCAGGAGGAGGGCGGCGCCGGTGAGGCGGAGGGCGTCGAGGACGACGCCGAGGGCGCCGCGGTGGTCGGCCAGCGGGGACAGACCGACACCCGTGGCCGTGGCCGCGGTGGCCGTCCCTCGGGGAGGCGTCGATGA
- a CDS encoding adenine phosphoribosyltransferase yields the protein MSAPVELRELLLSRISDVPDYPQPGVMFKDITPLLADPSAFRALTSAFVDLCERFRVDKVVGLEARGFILAAPVAVAAGIGFVPVRKAGKLPGATLGQAYELEYGTAEIEIHADALAPGDRVLVIDDVLATGGTADASLQLIRRAGAEVAGLAVLLELGFLDGRQRLEEGLKGAPLEALITV from the coding sequence ATGAGCGCCCCCGTCGAGCTGCGCGAGCTGCTGCTCAGCCGGATCTCGGACGTCCCGGACTACCCGCAGCCGGGCGTGATGTTCAAGGACATCACCCCGCTGCTCGCCGATCCGTCCGCGTTCCGCGCCCTGACCAGTGCCTTCGTCGACCTGTGCGAGCGTTTCCGGGTGGACAAGGTGGTGGGCCTGGAGGCCCGCGGCTTCATCCTCGCCGCACCGGTCGCGGTGGCCGCCGGCATCGGTTTCGTCCCGGTCCGCAAGGCCGGCAAGCTGCCCGGCGCGACGCTCGGCCAGGCGTACGAGCTGGAGTACGGCACCGCGGAGATCGAGATCCACGCGGACGCCCTGGCGCCCGGCGACCGGGTCCTGGTGATCGACGACGTGCTGGCCACCGGCGGCACCGCGGACGCCTCGCTCCAGCTCATCCGACGGGCCGGCGCCGAGGTGGCGGGCCTGGCGGTGCTGCTGGAGCTGGGCTTTCTGGACGGCAGGCAGCGGCTGGAGGAGGGCCTGAAGGGCGCTCCGCTGGAGGCCCTGATCACCGTCTGA